From a region of the Actinomadura luzonensis genome:
- a CDS encoding sigma-70 family RNA polymerase sigma factor gives MVRALYREYGAPLMAFAVRLTGGDRRWAEDVVQETLVRAWRNIHDLRTDSGSLMPWLATVARRVVIDDRRRSGHRPLDTVEEIPERAQATVAEDERLLREIVVTDAMLSLSPAHRQVLTETFLLDRTVAEAAETIGVPVGTIKSRVYYAMRALRVALEERGVMLP, from the coding sequence ATGGTCCGCGCCCTCTACCGCGAATACGGCGCCCCGCTGATGGCCTTCGCCGTCCGGCTGACGGGCGGCGACCGGCGCTGGGCCGAGGACGTCGTCCAGGAGACCCTGGTCCGCGCCTGGCGCAACATCCACGACCTCCGCACCGACAGCGGCTCGCTCATGCCCTGGCTGGCCACCGTCGCCCGCCGCGTCGTCATCGACGACCGCCGCCGCTCCGGCCACCGCCCCCTCGACACCGTCGAGGAGATCCCCGAGCGCGCCCAGGCCACCGTCGCCGAGGACGAGCGCCTGCTGCGCGAGATCGTGGTGACCGACGCCATGCTCTCGCTCTCGCCCGCCCACCGCCAGGTGCTCACCGAGACGTTCCTGCTCGACCGCACGGTCGCGGAGGCGGCCGAGACGATCGGCGTCCCGGTCGGAACGATCAAGTCCCGCGTGTACTACGCCATGCGGGCCCTGCGCGTCGCATTGGAGGAAAGGGGGGTGATGTTGCCATGA